From one Salvelinus sp. IW2-2015 linkage group LG11, ASM291031v2, whole genome shotgun sequence genomic stretch:
- the LOC111970299 gene encoding haloacid dehalogenase-like hydrolase domain-containing protein 3 isoform X3 yields the protein MRVPLRWVLWDVKDTLLKVRSSVGEQYCQEVKRTAGFSLNPTEVEAAFRQSFHQYSKLYPNYGTAQGLGGKAWWMGVVRDTFAQCRVQDAALLDTLAHNLYHGFCSPNNWEVFPDSAKTLESISSLGLKQGVVSNFDNRLEGILRGCGLLSHFSFLLTSEEAGIAKPNPAIFHQALEKCGVTAASVAHIGDHYVYDYVTSRSLGLHGYLLDRQGRNKYPDVPPQHRLKTLEELPARLQQHMD from the exons ATGCGTGTGCCACTGCGCTGGGTGCTGTGGGATGTGAAAGACACCCTGCTGAAGGTGCGCAGTTCTGTCGGGGAACAGTACTGCCAGGAGGTCAAGCGAACAGCAGGTTTCAGTCTTAACCCTACAGAGGTGGAGGCTGCCTTCCGCCAGTCCTTCCACCAGTACTCCAAACTCTACCCCAACTACGGTACTGCCCAGGGCCTGGGAGGGAAGGCCTGGTGGATGGGAGTGGTTCGGGACACCTTCGCCCAGTGTAGAGTACAGGACGCAGCCCTACTGGACACACTGGCCCACAACTTGTATCATGGCTTCTGCAGCCCTAATAACTGGGAG GTATTTCCAGACTCGGCGAAGACCCTGGAGAGCATATCCTCCCTGGGACTGAAGCAGGGTGTGGTGTCCAACTTTGACAATCGCCTGGAGGGGATTCTACGAGGCTGTGGCCTGCTGTCTCACTTCAGCTTCCTGCTCACCTCAGAGGAGGCCGGTATAGCCAAGCCTAACCCAGCAATCTTCCACCAGGCACTAGAGAAATGTGGCGTAACAGCCGCGAGTGTAGCGCACATTGGGGACCATTATGTCTATGACTATGTGACCTCTCGGTCACTGGGCCTCCATGGGTACTTGCTGGACAGACAGGGCAGGAATAAATACCCTGATGTTCCCCCACAGCATCGATTAAAGACCCTGGAGGAGCTACCTGCACGTCTCCAGCAACATATGGACTAA
- the LOC111970299 gene encoding haloacid dehalogenase-like hydrolase domain-containing protein 3 isoform X2, with protein MIQITDLYMLCVMRVPLRWVLWDVKDTLLKVRSSVGEQYCQEVKRTAGFSLNPTEVEAAFRQSFHQYSKLYPNYGTAQGLGGKAWWMGVVRDTFAQCRVQDAALLDTLAHNLYHGFCSPNNWEVFPDSAKTLESISSLGLKQGVVSNFDNRLEGILRGCGLLSHFSFLLTSEEAGIAKPNPAIFHQALEKCGVTAASVAHIGDHYVYDYVTSRSLGLHGYLLDRQGRNKYPDVPPQHRLKTLEELPARLQQHMD; from the exons GTGTGATGCGTGTGCCACTGCGCTGGGTGCTGTGGGATGTGAAAGACACCCTGCTGAAGGTGCGCAGTTCTGTCGGGGAACAGTACTGCCAGGAGGTCAAGCGAACAGCAGGTTTCAGTCTTAACCCTACAGAGGTGGAGGCTGCCTTCCGCCAGTCCTTCCACCAGTACTCCAAACTCTACCCCAACTACGGTACTGCCCAGGGCCTGGGAGGGAAGGCCTGGTGGATGGGAGTGGTTCGGGACACCTTCGCCCAGTGTAGAGTACAGGACGCAGCCCTACTGGACACACTGGCCCACAACTTGTATCATGGCTTCTGCAGCCCTAATAACTGGGAG GTATTTCCAGACTCGGCGAAGACCCTGGAGAGCATATCCTCCCTGGGACTGAAGCAGGGTGTGGTGTCCAACTTTGACAATCGCCTGGAGGGGATTCTACGAGGCTGTGGCCTGCTGTCTCACTTCAGCTTCCTGCTCACCTCAGAGGAGGCCGGTATAGCCAAGCCTAACCCAGCAATCTTCCACCAGGCACTAGAGAAATGTGGCGTAACAGCCGCGAGTGTAGCGCACATTGGGGACCATTATGTCTATGACTATGTGACCTCTCGGTCACTGGGCCTCCATGGGTACTTGCTGGACAGACAGGGCAGGAATAAATACCCTGATGTTCCCCCACAGCATCGATTAAAGACCCTGGAGGAGCTACCTGCACGTCTCCAGCAACATATGGACTAA
- the LOC111970299 gene encoding haloacid dehalogenase-like hydrolase domain-containing protein 3 isoform X1, translated as MRVDVCISVAGVMRVPLRWVLWDVKDTLLKVRSSVGEQYCQEVKRTAGFSLNPTEVEAAFRQSFHQYSKLYPNYGTAQGLGGKAWWMGVVRDTFAQCRVQDAALLDTLAHNLYHGFCSPNNWEVFPDSAKTLESISSLGLKQGVVSNFDNRLEGILRGCGLLSHFSFLLTSEEAGIAKPNPAIFHQALEKCGVTAASVAHIGDHYVYDYVTSRSLGLHGYLLDRQGRNKYPDVPPQHRLKTLEELPARLQQHMD; from the exons ATGCGTGTggatgtgtgtatttctgtggcAGGTGTGATGCGTGTGCCACTGCGCTGGGTGCTGTGGGATGTGAAAGACACCCTGCTGAAGGTGCGCAGTTCTGTCGGGGAACAGTACTGCCAGGAGGTCAAGCGAACAGCAGGTTTCAGTCTTAACCCTACAGAGGTGGAGGCTGCCTTCCGCCAGTCCTTCCACCAGTACTCCAAACTCTACCCCAACTACGGTACTGCCCAGGGCCTGGGAGGGAAGGCCTGGTGGATGGGAGTGGTTCGGGACACCTTCGCCCAGTGTAGAGTACAGGACGCAGCCCTACTGGACACACTGGCCCACAACTTGTATCATGGCTTCTGCAGCCCTAATAACTGGGAG GTATTTCCAGACTCGGCGAAGACCCTGGAGAGCATATCCTCCCTGGGACTGAAGCAGGGTGTGGTGTCCAACTTTGACAATCGCCTGGAGGGGATTCTACGAGGCTGTGGCCTGCTGTCTCACTTCAGCTTCCTGCTCACCTCAGAGGAGGCCGGTATAGCCAAGCCTAACCCAGCAATCTTCCACCAGGCACTAGAGAAATGTGGCGTAACAGCCGCGAGTGTAGCGCACATTGGGGACCATTATGTCTATGACTATGTGACCTCTCGGTCACTGGGCCTCCATGGGTACTTGCTGGACAGACAGGGCAGGAATAAATACCCTGATGTTCCCCCACAGCATCGATTAAAGACCCTGGAGGAGCTACCTGCACGTCTCCAGCAACATATGGACTAA